In Thiobacter sp. AK1, a genomic segment contains:
- the mgtE gene encoding magnesium transporter, with amino-acid sequence MTVVQDGKPHENVQASLHEVQELLRKAELVESLVHKQAMPRHELVESLVHKQNLAALQKKLDELHPADVAYILEALPLEQRLKVWDLVKAERDGEILLEVSDAVRETLIKHMDSEELLAAAETLDTDEIADLAPDLPKDVIEELLASLDVQNRARLQSALSYEEDRVGALMDFDMVPIREDVTLETALRYLRRLKELPDQTDKLFVVDRNNVLKGVLPLKRLLTEEPEQTVREVMAEDVVVFHPEDDAHEAAQAFERYDLVTAPVVDAQGHLIGRLTVDAVLDFIREESEAEKLNLAGLREEEDLFAPVWKSVQNRWTWLAINLVTAFVASRVIGLFEGTIEKLVALATLMPIVAGIGGNSGNQTITMIVRALALGQVQDTNARKLLWKELGVAVVNGLLWGSVIGLIAWWLYDNVALGLVMTAAMTLNLLLAATMGVLIPMVMYKLGRDPAVGSSVMITAITDSGGFFIFLGLATLFLL; translated from the coding sequence ATGACCGTCGTCCAGGATGGCAAACCCCACGAAAACGTCCAGGCGTCCCTGCACGAGGTGCAGGAACTCCTGCGCAAGGCCGAGCTCGTCGAGTCCCTGGTGCACAAGCAGGCAATGCCGCGTCACGAGCTGGTGGAATCCCTCGTCCACAAGCAGAACCTGGCGGCCCTGCAAAAGAAGCTGGATGAGCTGCATCCCGCCGACGTGGCCTACATCCTTGAGGCCCTGCCTCTTGAGCAACGGCTCAAGGTTTGGGATCTGGTCAAGGCGGAACGCGACGGCGAAATCCTGCTGGAGGTCTCGGATGCGGTGCGCGAGACCCTCATCAAGCACATGGATTCGGAGGAGCTGCTCGCTGCCGCCGAAACCCTGGACACGGATGAGATCGCCGACCTGGCGCCAGACCTGCCCAAGGACGTCATCGAGGAGCTGCTCGCCTCGCTGGACGTGCAAAACCGGGCGCGCCTGCAGTCCGCCCTGTCCTACGAGGAGGACCGTGTCGGCGCGCTCATGGATTTCGACATGGTGCCGATCCGCGAGGACGTCACCCTGGAAACTGCCTTGCGTTACCTGCGCCGCCTGAAGGAGCTGCCGGACCAGACTGACAAGCTGTTCGTGGTGGACCGCAACAACGTCCTCAAGGGCGTTTTGCCCTTGAAGCGCCTACTCACCGAGGAACCGGAACAGACGGTGCGGGAGGTGATGGCGGAGGACGTGGTGGTGTTCCACCCGGAAGACGATGCGCACGAGGCGGCCCAGGCCTTTGAGCGCTATGACTTGGTGACCGCGCCGGTGGTGGACGCGCAAGGTCATCTCATCGGCCGTCTCACGGTGGATGCCGTGCTGGACTTCATCCGCGAGGAATCGGAGGCCGAAAAACTCAACCTGGCTGGTCTGCGCGAGGAAGAGGACTTGTTCGCGCCGGTGTGGAAAAGCGTGCAAAACCGGTGGACGTGGCTGGCCATCAACCTGGTCACGGCCTTCGTTGCTTCCCGCGTGATCGGCCTGTTCGAAGGCACCATCGAAAAGCTGGTGGCGCTGGCCACCTTGATGCCCATCGTCGCCGGCATCGGCGGCAATTCCGGCAACCAGACCATCACCATGATCGTGCGCGCCCTCGCCTTGGGCCAGGTGCAAGACACCAACGCCCGCAAGCTGCTATGGAAGGAACTGGGTGTGGCCGTGGTCAACGGCCTGCTGTGGGGATCGGTGATCGGCTTGATCGCCTGGTGGCTCTACGACAACGTCGCCTTGGGCCTGGTGATGACCGCGGCCATGACCCTCAACCTGCTGCTGGCGGCCACCATGGGCGTGCTGATTCCCATGGTCATGTACAAGCTGGGACGCGATCCGGCGGTGGGATCCAGCGTCATGATCACCGCCATCACCGACAGCGGGGGATTTTTCATCTTCCTGGGACTTGCGACGCTATTTTTGTTGTAA
- a CDS encoding dihydrolipoyl dehydrogenase family protein, whose amino-acid sequence MQYDLIVIGSGPGGNRAAVLAASHGLKVAIIEKAEWGGCGGNRGYLPKHDWHHTAKLLLAAKGFARRGIHGSVSGDLAGAWEHARKLARSVRDTQIAQMKRLGINGFAATASFVDPHTIALDGRDRLSARQFVVATGSAPYVPKPFFITAQRVLTTDELFSQPPPAGKRVTIVGSGAVATEFAFILTMLGREVTWVAHNPPLSHSRFSAAALQRLNERLRRHGIEARVGARPEAVEMPPEGVRVILAGGDSVLADWVLLGTGRRPHTSGLALEAAGVNTDSKGFIKTNEYMQTSQPHIYAVGDVTNPRMSASQALADAAVAVANILAPGSRRQDRRAVPEVIHSALELGRIGAAAAEEEGLLVGSADFSHNVRALSQDEADGCVRLVADGKTGALLGAEVVGSDAAELIHLFAQRLNQPEALRVLANGFYGHPARAEAVCQAAQGIVARLPAPEKPGE is encoded by the coding sequence ATGCAATACGACCTGATCGTGATCGGCTCCGGGCCGGGCGGAAACCGCGCCGCTGTCCTTGCCGCCAGTCACGGACTCAAGGTCGCCATCATCGAGAAAGCCGAGTGGGGCGGCTGTGGCGGAAACCGCGGCTATCTGCCCAAGCATGACTGGCATCACACCGCCAAGCTGCTCCTCGCTGCCAAAGGCTTCGCCCGACGCGGCATCCACGGCAGCGTCAGCGGTGATCTCGCCGGGGCCTGGGAACATGCACGCAAACTCGCCCGCTCGGTACGCGATACCCAGATCGCGCAGATGAAGCGCCTGGGCATCAACGGCTTTGCCGCCACTGCTTCCTTCGTCGATCCCCATACCATCGCCCTGGATGGACGTGACCGCCTCAGCGCCCGCCAGTTCGTCGTCGCCACCGGCTCCGCGCCCTACGTACCCAAGCCCTTCTTCATCACGGCACAGCGTGTGCTCACCACCGATGAGCTGTTCAGCCAGCCGCCGCCCGCGGGCAAGCGCGTGACCATCGTCGGCTCGGGCGCCGTCGCCACCGAATTCGCCTTCATCCTGACCATGTTGGGGCGCGAAGTTACCTGGGTGGCCCACAATCCTCCCCTGTCCCATTCCCGCTTCAGTGCCGCCGCCTTGCAGCGTCTAAACGAGCGCCTACGCCGCCACGGTATCGAAGCGCGCGTCGGGGCGCGTCCCGAAGCGGTGGAAATGCCGCCCGAGGGCGTACGCGTGATCCTCGCCGGCGGCGATTCCGTGCTCGCAGACTGGGTGCTGCTGGGCACCGGCCGCCGTCCCCACACCTCGGGGCTGGCCCTGGAAGCGGCGGGCGTCAACACCGACAGCAAGGGCTTCATCAAGACCAACGAGTACATGCAAACCTCGCAACCCCACATCTATGCGGTGGGAGACGTGACCAATCCCCGCATGAGCGCAAGCCAGGCGCTGGCGGACGCGGCGGTCGCAGTGGCCAACATCCTGGCACCGGGCTCCCGAAGGCAGGACCGGCGCGCCGTGCCGGAAGTCATTCACTCCGCCCTGGAACTGGGGCGCATTGGCGCCGCGGCGGCCGAGGAGGAGGGCTTGCTGGTGGGCAGTGCCGATTTCAGCCACAACGTCCGGGCCTTGAGTCAGGACGAGGCGGATGGCTGCGTGCGCCTGGTGGCGGACGGCAAGACAGGGGCCTTGCTGGGGGCCGAAGTGGTGGGCAGCGATGCCGCCGAGCTCATCCACCTCTTTGCCCAGCGTCTGAACCAGCCGGAGGCGCTGCGCGTCCTGGCCAATGGTTTCTATGGCCACCCGGCGCGCGCCGAGGCGGTCTGCCAGGCAGCCCAGGGCATCGTGGCCCGACTGCCCGCGCCGGAAAAGCCAGGCGAGTGA
- a CDS encoding nuclear transport factor 2 family protein produces MHKTLLLFAVFAAFSLPAHAGPAEEAARAHFDAIGAGQVDLIMAQYAPQAAFQWVGGPLDGAYGGAEAIREVWSRFAKNAPYTVTVARLEESANDKGATVTANVQFQGKSTVKVRYVLVYRDGKLVNEVWQVDPKLAVSAY; encoded by the coding sequence ATGCACAAGACTCTACTGCTTTTCGCTGTCTTCGCCGCTTTTTCCCTCCCCGCCCACGCGGGTCCCGCCGAAGAAGCGGCGCGTGCCCACTTTGACGCCATCGGAGCCGGCCAGGTGGACCTCATCATGGCGCAGTACGCGCCCCAGGCCGCTTTCCAGTGGGTGGGTGGCCCGCTGGATGGCGCCTATGGCGGGGCGGAAGCGATCCGCGAAGTCTGGAGCCGCTTCGCCAAGAACGCGCCCTATACGGTGACCGTCGCGCGCCTCGAGGAATCCGCCAACGACAAGGGCGCGACCGTCACCGCCAACGTCCAGTTCCAGGGCAAAAGCACGGTCAAGGTGCGCTACGTGCTGGTGTACCGGGATGGCAAGCTGGTCAACGAAGTCTGGCAGGTGGATCCTAAACTCGCCGTCAGCGCCTATTGA
- a CDS encoding sigma-70 family RNA polymerase sigma factor — translation MWQRRHPITEHIPRLRRFARALTGDAARADDLVQDTLERALKKFALWRHGSDLRAWLFTVMHNVYVNQQAARREGAGPAWEGVSDEDVLEKLPVAPTQEKALELRDLAAALAQLAPEQREVLLLVGLEGLRYEEVARVLGVPLGTVMSRLARGRERLRRLMEGERWPSLRRVK, via the coding sequence GTGTGGCAGCGGCGCCATCCCATCACCGAACACATCCCCCGCCTGCGTCGGTTTGCCCGGGCGCTGACGGGGGATGCCGCGCGCGCCGATGATTTGGTACAGGACACGCTCGAGCGGGCACTCAAGAAGTTCGCCCTCTGGCGCCACGGTTCGGATTTGCGCGCCTGGCTGTTTACTGTCATGCACAATGTCTATGTCAACCAGCAGGCTGCGCGCCGCGAAGGCGCTGGCCCTGCCTGGGAAGGCGTGTCCGATGAGGATGTCCTGGAGAAACTGCCAGTAGCCCCCACCCAAGAAAAGGCGCTGGAGCTACGCGACCTGGCCGCCGCTCTTGCGCAGCTTGCGCCGGAGCAGCGCGAGGTGTTGCTGCTCGTGGGTCTGGAAGGCCTACGCTACGAAGAAGTGGCGCGGGTCCTGGGTGTGCCGCTGGGCACGGTGATGTCGCGCCTGGCACGGGGCCGTGAACGTTTGCGGCGCCTGATGGAAGGAGAGCGCTGGCCGAGCCTGCGCCGAGTGAAGTAA
- a CDS encoding anti-sigma factor family protein, producing the protein MREIDEHSLHAYLDDALDGPRRAQVEAYLAQHPDAAARVSAWRHQKEALHALFDPVLEEPLPARLKPPARALPALRYAAMLGWLGVGAALGWLARGDAPAPGPLASLPREAAVAHVVYAPEVLHPVEVGAEQQAHLVKWLSKRLGAELNAPDLAPSGFHLMGGRLLPADDGPAAQFMYQDSQGRRLSLYVRVLSGTARETAFRFERKDGVSVFYWVDGRFGYALSGELDRARLLEIATSVYHQLG; encoded by the coding sequence ATGCGGGAAATCGACGAACACAGCTTGCACGCCTACCTGGATGATGCCCTGGATGGGCCGCGCCGCGCGCAAGTCGAAGCCTACCTCGCGCAGCACCCGGATGCGGCGGCGCGCGTTTCGGCCTGGCGCCACCAGAAAGAAGCGCTGCACGCCCTGTTCGACCCAGTGCTGGAGGAACCCCTGCCGGCGCGGCTCAAGCCGCCCGCGCGCGCCCTACCCGCACTACGCTATGCCGCGATGCTGGGTTGGTTGGGCGTAGGCGCCGCCTTGGGTTGGCTGGCACGGGGCGATGCGCCCGCACCAGGGCCTCTTGCGTCCCTGCCGCGGGAGGCGGCAGTGGCCCACGTGGTCTATGCGCCGGAAGTGCTGCATCCGGTGGAAGTGGGCGCGGAGCAGCAGGCCCATCTGGTCAAATGGCTGTCCAAGCGCCTGGGCGCTGAACTCAATGCGCCTGATCTCGCCCCCAGTGGCTTCCATCTCATGGGCGGGCGGCTGCTGCCGGCCGACGACGGCCCTGCCGCGCAGTTCATGTACCAGGACAGCCAAGGCAGGCGGCTTAGCCTCTACGTGCGCGTACTGTCCGGCACGGCGAGAGAGACCGCCTTCCGCTTTGAACGCAAGGACGGGGTGAGCGTCTTCTACTGGGTGGACGGCCGCTTCGGTTATGCCCTCTCGGGCGAGCTGGACCGGGCGCGTCTGCTGGAAATCGCCACGTCGGTCTATCACCAGCTCGGCTGA
- the msrP gene encoding protein-methionine-sulfoxide reductase catalytic subunit MsrP, whose translation MSKLRIPYIPPSEITPSQLVLSRRTFLKSGAAALAALAAPAQARLAAQASAYSTQEPLTPFSDVTHYNNFYEFGTGKEEPAQRAHSLITRPWTVSVEGLVQKPRVWDVEALLRFPLEERIYRLRCVEGWSMVIPWIGFPLAQLLRQAEPLGSAKYVEFVSLHDPRQMPGQRLPLLDWPYREGLRLDEALHPLTLLAVGLYGELLPNQNGAPIRLVVPWKYGFKSAKSIVRIRLVEKQPLTTWMRAAPDEYGFYSNVNPAVDHPRWSQARERRIGEFHKRPTLPFNGYGDQVASLYAGMDLKKFF comes from the coding sequence ATGTCCAAGCTTCGTATCCCTTACATTCCCCCTTCGGAGATCACCCCCAGCCAGTTGGTGCTAAGCCGGCGCACCTTTCTCAAAAGCGGCGCCGCCGCGCTGGCGGCGCTAGCGGCTCCGGCACAGGCGCGCCTTGCCGCACAGGCGAGCGCCTATTCCACCCAAGAGCCCCTCACCCCCTTCTCAGACGTGACCCACTACAACAACTTCTACGAGTTCGGCACCGGCAAGGAGGAGCCTGCGCAACGGGCCCATAGCCTGATCACCCGTCCCTGGACGGTGAGCGTGGAGGGCTTGGTGCAAAAGCCCAGGGTGTGGGACGTGGAGGCGCTGCTACGCTTCCCGCTGGAAGAGCGCATCTACCGCCTGCGCTGCGTGGAGGGGTGGTCCATGGTCATCCCCTGGATCGGTTTCCCCCTGGCCCAGTTGCTGCGCCAGGCAGAGCCATTGGGATCGGCGAAATACGTGGAATTCGTGAGCCTGCACGATCCCCGCCAGATGCCAGGTCAGCGCCTCCCCCTCCTAGACTGGCCTTATCGCGAAGGATTGCGTCTGGACGAAGCCCTGCATCCTCTGACCCTGCTTGCCGTGGGCCTGTATGGCGAACTGCTGCCGAACCAGAACGGTGCGCCCATCCGCCTGGTCGTGCCATGGAAATACGGCTTCAAGAGTGCCAAGTCCATCGTGCGCATCCGCCTGGTGGAAAAGCAGCCCCTCACCACCTGGATGCGCGCAGCACCCGATGAATACGGTTTCTATTCCAACGTCAATCCGGCAGTGGACCACCCGCGCTGGAGCCAGGCTCGGGAACGGCGCATCGGCGAGTTCCACAAGCGGCCCACCCTCCCCTTCAACGGCTATGGGGACCAGGTGGCGTCCCTCTATGCCGGCATGGATCTGAAGAAATTCTTCTGA
- a CDS encoding sulfite oxidase heme-binding subunit YedZ has protein sequence MGRASRTESVRRPRLAWLKPFLFLFALLPLARLVWLARGQGLGANPVEYVTHSTGTWALVWLLATLAVTPLRWLSGRNELVRLRRMLGLFAFFYASLHLLTYLWWDQFFDWNEIARDVIKRPFITAGASAYLLMLPLALTSTQAMMRQLGRHWQRLHRLVYGVGIAAVLHYFWLVKKDLSQPLLYGAILSLLLAARVMHWLRSK, from the coding sequence ATGGGGCGCGCCTCCCGAACCGAGTCGGTGAGGAGGCCACGCCTGGCCTGGCTCAAGCCCTTCCTGTTCCTGTTCGCCCTGCTGCCGCTTGCGCGGCTCGTCTGGCTTGCACGCGGCCAAGGTCTCGGGGCCAATCCCGTCGAGTACGTCACCCACTCCACCGGCACCTGGGCGCTGGTATGGTTGCTCGCGACCCTGGCCGTGACGCCCCTGCGGTGGCTTTCCGGCCGCAACGAGCTGGTGCGCCTGCGCCGCATGCTGGGCTTGTTCGCCTTTTTCTACGCCAGCCTGCACCTTCTCACCTATCTCTGGTGGGACCAGTTCTTCGACTGGAATGAGATCGCGCGCGACGTGATCAAGCGGCCCTTCATCACCGCGGGGGCGAGCGCCTATCTCCTGATGCTCCCCCTCGCCTTGACCTCCACCCAGGCCATGATGCGCCAACTGGGACGCCACTGGCAGAGACTGCATCGTCTGGTTTATGGCGTGGGCATCGCGGCGGTCCTGCACTACTTTTGGCTGGTCAAGAAAGATCTCAGCCAACCCCTCCTCTACGGGGCGATCTTAAGCCTCCTGCTTGCCGCGCGCGTGATGCACTGGCTGCGCAGCAAATAA
- a CDS encoding histone H1-like repetitive region-containing protein has product MATLEMAAAAAGSSSGKPAAKKPAAKKAAAKKPAAKKATAKKPAAKKAAAKKPAAKKPAVKKAAAKKPAAKKATAKKPAAKKATAKKPAAKKPAAKKATAKKPAAKKAAPKKATAKKPAAKKAAPKKAAAKKAAPKKAAAKKAVAKKPATKKAAPKKAAPKPAAKKAAPKKPAAKKAAPKPAAPAPAPAASPAAPIAPVIPKPMATVASLLK; this is encoded by the coding sequence ATGGCAACACTGGAAATGGCCGCGGCGGCAGCTGGCAGTTCGTCTGGCAAGCCTGCGGCCAAGAAGCCCGCCGCCAAAAAGGCGGCAGCCAAGAAGCCCGCAGCCAAGAAGGCGACCGCCAAGAAGCCTGCAGCCAAGAAAGCTGCTGCCAAGAAACCGGCCGCCAAGAAGCCAGCGGTGAAAAAGGCCGCCGCCAAGAAACCCGCGGCGAAGAAGGCGACCGCCAAGAAGCCGGCGGCGAAGAAGGCCACGGCCAAGAAACCCGCCGCCAAGAAGCCGGCGGCGAAGAAGGCCACGGCCAAGAAACCCGCCGCCAAGAAGGCGGCACCGAAGAAGGCCACGGCCAAGAAACCCGCCGCCAAGAAGGCGGCACCGAAGAAGGCCGCCGCCAAGAAGGCGGCACCGAAGAAGGCTGCGGCCAAGAAGGCGGTCGCCAAGAAACCCGCCACCAAGAAAGCGGCGCCGAAGAAAGCCGCGCCCAAGCCGGCGGCGAAGAAGGCGGCACCGAAGAAGCCCGCCGCGAAGAAAGCTGCGCCCAAACCGGCGGCGCCTGCTCCGGCACCGGCAGCTTCGCCGGCCGCGCCCATTGCGCCGGTGATCCCCAAGCCGATGGCCACGGTGGCGTCGCTGCTCAAGTAA
- the lysA gene encoding diaminopimelate decarboxylase codes for MTPFAYREQGLCVEAVPLTRIAAQYGTPCYVYSRAALEFAFRNFDGAFSGLPHLICYAVKANSNLAILDLFARLGAGFDIVSGGELKRVVAAGGDPSKVVFSGVGKTEAEMRLALELGIHCFNVESEAELYRLNEVAGGLKRRAPVSLRVNPDVNPRTHPYISTGLKESKFGIEYARAFELYQVAQGLPHLVVRGIDCHIGSQILQVEPFVDALERVLELVDRLKAAGIRLEHLDLGGGLGIRYRDECPPDLAEYARRLAERLAGRGLKLLLEPGRALVGNAGLLLTRVEYLKPGQTRHFAIVDAAMNDLMRPALYDAWHDILPVVPHQGSARTWEIVGPVCESGDFLGHARSLALAQGDLLAIMSAGAYGMSMASNYNSRPRAAEVMVSGEQVFLIRERESVEALYALEHLLPTDALSAS; via the coding sequence GTGACGCCTTTCGCCTATCGCGAGCAGGGGCTGTGCGTGGAAGCGGTGCCCCTGACCCGCATCGCCGCCCAATACGGCACGCCGTGCTATGTCTATTCCCGCGCCGCGCTGGAATTCGCCTTCAGGAACTTCGATGGCGCGTTTAGCGGGCTGCCCCATCTCATCTGCTACGCGGTCAAGGCCAACTCGAATCTCGCCATCCTCGACTTGTTTGCCCGGCTGGGCGCGGGCTTCGACATCGTCTCCGGTGGCGAGCTCAAGCGCGTGGTGGCCGCGGGGGGCGATCCCTCCAAGGTAGTGTTCTCCGGCGTGGGCAAGACCGAGGCTGAGATGCGCCTGGCCCTCGAGCTTGGCATCCACTGCTTCAACGTGGAATCCGAAGCAGAGCTCTACCGCCTCAACGAAGTGGCCGGTGGGCTTAAACGCCGGGCGCCGGTGTCCCTGCGCGTCAATCCCGACGTCAATCCGCGCACCCACCCCTACATCTCCACCGGCCTCAAGGAAAGCAAGTTCGGCATCGAATATGCCCGCGCCTTCGAGCTCTACCAGGTAGCGCAAGGGCTGCCCCATCTCGTCGTGCGCGGCATCGACTGCCACATCGGTTCCCAAATCCTCCAGGTGGAGCCCTTCGTGGATGCCCTGGAACGGGTGCTGGAACTGGTGGATCGCCTTAAGGCCGCGGGCATCCGGCTCGAGCACTTGGATCTGGGGGGCGGACTGGGCATTCGCTACCGTGACGAGTGCCCCCCTGATCTCGCTGAGTATGCGCGCCGCCTCGCCGAGCGCCTCGCAGGGCGGGGACTCAAGCTATTGCTCGAGCCGGGGCGAGCCCTGGTGGGCAATGCCGGGTTGTTGCTGACTCGAGTCGAGTACCTCAAACCCGGACAGACGCGTCATTTCGCCATTGTCGATGCCGCCATGAACGACCTCATGCGCCCCGCCTTGTACGACGCCTGGCATGACATCCTTCCCGTGGTGCCCCACCAAGGTTCCGCGCGGACGTGGGAGATCGTCGGCCCGGTGTGCGAAAGCGGTGATTTCCTCGGTCACGCCCGCAGTCTCGCCCTCGCCCAGGGCGATCTGCTGGCCATCATGTCCGCGGGAGCCTACGGCATGAGCATGGCTTCCAACTACAACAGCCGACCGCGGGCTGCCGAAGTGATGGTCAGCGGGGAACAGGTCTTCCTGATCCGGGAGCGGGAATCAGTGGAGGCTCTCTACGCCCTGGAACACCTGCTTCCCACCGATGCTCTGTCTGCCTCCTAA
- the lptM gene encoding LPS translocon maturation chaperone LptM, protein MRFVPMILVLAAALQACGVKGPLYLPPPAATSPQAPAADKDRERP, encoded by the coding sequence ATGCGATTTGTCCCCATGATATTGGTGCTCGCGGCTGCGCTGCAAGCCTGTGGCGTGAAAGGGCCGCTCTACCTGCCCCCGCCGGCTGCAACATCCCCTCAGGCACCCGCCGCGGACAAAGACAGGGAAAGACCGTGA
- the cyaY gene encoding iron donor protein CyaY, translated as MMTETEFNRLVDETLARIEQAIEDSGADIDYETSAGILTLDFPDGSKIVINRQSANQELWVAARAGGFHFRWMDGAWRNTRDGSQLIPSLARWVSEQAGMPVNFD; from the coding sequence ATGATGACCGAGACGGAATTCAACCGCCTGGTGGACGAGACCTTGGCCCGCATCGAGCAAGCGATCGAGGACAGTGGAGCCGACATCGACTACGAAACCAGCGCGGGCATCCTCACCCTGGATTTCCCGGACGGCAGCAAGATCGTCATCAACCGTCAGAGCGCCAACCAGGAGCTGTGGGTGGCCGCCCGCGCCGGCGGTTTTCACTTCCGCTGGATGGACGGTGCCTGGCGCAACACCCGCGATGGCTCCCAGCTCATCCCCTCGCTCGCCCGCTGGGTGAGCGAGCAGGCGGGCATGCCGGTAAACTTCGACTGA
- a CDS encoding MarR family winged helix-turn-helix transcriptional regulator — protein sequence MRKSAFNLLELTERLGNLIRVEMRRLGAAYKLHPVHLQALSYLRQANRYSNTPQALTEYLGLTKGTVSQSLLLLYRKGLVTRYVDERDKRVVRLKLSASGRRLMKDAQLAPIWQTAAANISPARSRTTVLVLQETLRNLQAMHQERTFGVCNTCAHLQRESARIYHCGVTGERLSVPETRQICRLHTPRA from the coding sequence ATGCGCAAGAGCGCTTTCAACCTGCTGGAACTCACGGAGCGCCTGGGCAACCTGATCCGGGTCGAGATGCGCCGGCTGGGAGCGGCCTACAAGCTGCACCCCGTGCATTTGCAGGCCTTGAGCTATCTGCGTCAGGCCAACCGTTACAGCAACACCCCCCAGGCGCTCACCGAGTATCTGGGACTGACCAAGGGCACGGTGTCCCAGAGTCTGCTTTTGCTCTACCGCAAGGGGCTGGTGACCCGCTACGTGGACGAACGCGACAAGCGCGTAGTTCGCTTGAAGCTCTCCGCTTCTGGCCGGCGTCTGATGAAGGATGCCCAACTCGCGCCCATCTGGCAGACTGCCGCCGCCAACATCAGTCCAGCGCGCAGCCGCACCACTGTGCTGGTGTTGCAGGAAACCCTGCGCAATCTCCAGGCCATGCATCAGGAACGGACCTTTGGGGTGTGTAACACCTGCGCCCATCTGCAGCGCGAGAGCGCCCGAATTTACCACTGTGGCGTCACGGGCGAACGCCTGAGCGTGCCGGAAACCCGCCAGATCTGCCGCTTGCACACCCCCCGCGCGTGA
- a CDS encoding S1C family serine protease: MSLRRIVSLLWLAVVLLLLLVLWRGTPFWLGAPSPDAKPRPVTARGDLAADEKATIEIFEKSRDSVVFISTRATVMDLYTRNVFTVPRGTGSGFIWDDKGHVITNFHVIEGASEATVRLADGRSFRAALVGASPPHDIAVLRIGVAFKRPPPVPIGTSHDLKVGQKVFAIGNPFGLDWTLTTGIVSALDRALPTEDGRTIDHLIQTDAAINPGNSGGPLLDSAGRLIGINTAIYSPSGASAGIGFAVPVDTVNRVVPHLIAKGRYIRPALGIEVDEMLNARLTRLLGVEGVVILRVLPDSSAAQAGLKGATLGPDGSLVPGDIILAVNSRPVRSVAELFSRLDDFQVGDQVTLRLLRGSRQLEVAVTLMPGA; this comes from the coding sequence ATGTCTTTGCGTCGCATCGTGTCCCTGTTATGGCTTGCTGTGGTTCTGCTGTTGCTGCTCGTGCTCTGGCGGGGGACCCCCTTCTGGCTTGGCGCGCCTAGCCCCGACGCCAAGCCACGTCCCGTGACGGCGCGGGGCGATTTGGCGGCCGATGAGAAGGCTACCATCGAGATCTTCGAAAAATCCCGCGACAGCGTGGTGTTCATCAGCACCCGCGCCACGGTGATGGATCTTTACACGCGCAACGTGTTCACCGTCCCCCGCGGCACCGGTTCTGGCTTCATTTGGGACGATAAAGGCCATGTCATCACTAATTTCCACGTGATCGAGGGCGCCTCCGAGGCCACGGTGCGCCTGGCCGATGGCCGCAGCTTCCGCGCCGCCCTGGTGGGCGCTTCGCCGCCCCACGACATCGCCGTGCTGAGGATCGGCGTGGCCTTCAAGCGGCCACCGCCGGTGCCCATCGGCACCAGCCACGACCTCAAGGTGGGACAGAAAGTGTTTGCCATCGGGAATCCCTTTGGCCTGGACTGGACCCTCACAACTGGCATCGTCTCCGCCCTGGACCGGGCGCTGCCCACCGAAGACGGTCGCACCATCGACCACCTGATCCAGACCGATGCCGCCATCAACCCCGGCAATTCGGGGGGGCCGCTTTTGGATTCTGCCGGCCGCCTCATTGGCATCAATACCGCCATCTACAGTCCCAGCGGCGCCTCTGCCGGCATCGGCTTCGCCGTGCCGGTGGATACCGTCAACCGGGTGGTGCCTCACCTCATTGCCAAGGGCCGCTACATTCGGCCTGCCCTGGGCATCGAGGTGGACGAGATGCTCAATGCGCGCTTGACCCGCCTGCTCGGCGTTGAGGGCGTGGTCATCCTGCGTGTGCTTCCGGATTCCTCGGCGGCCCAGGCCGGGCTCAAGGGCGCCACCCTCGGGCCGGACGGCAGCCTAGTGCCGGGCGACATCATTCTGGCGGTGAATAGTCGGCCGGTGCGTAGCGTGGCCGAGCTGTTCTCCCGTCTGGACGACTTCCAGGTGGGTGATCAGGTGACCCTACGCCTATTGCGCGGCAGCCGGCAGCTGGAGGTGGCGGTGACGCTGATGCCGGGTGCCTGA